One window of the Salvia miltiorrhiza cultivar Shanhuang (shh) chromosome 6, IMPLAD_Smil_shh, whole genome shotgun sequence genome contains the following:
- the LOC130990436 gene encoding probable carotenoid cleavage dioxygenase 4, chloroplastic, which yields MIHAVTIVAGQATFCSRFVQTNKYTTERDLGYPVYPNMFGAFTSEITASLFLTAARILTGQFDPFVNGIGTANTSLALIAGKLFALVETDVPYKIRVTEDGDVATVGRRQFDSAEGFQIMTAHPKSDPDTGETFAFRYFAAPPFLKLFRIDSDGRKHNSVPIFSLKSSSFIHDFAVTKIFAVFPDTQIVIEPLEILRDSPSSSDAAPRMRPMGQKRAKRQAKQKAKMTSTVNEDKWKHLQEAMTKQMSVQEVQLKLQHIEFCRQDTSGMSEDELYNHFKLVAEINAKYGWK from the exons ATGATCCACGCCGTCACAATCGTCGCCGGTCAAGCCACCTTCTGCAGCCGCTTCGTCCAAACCAACAAATACACCACCGAGCGCGATCTCGGCTACCCCGTTTACCCTAACATGTTCGGAGCTTTCACCAGCGAAATCACCGCCTCCTTGTTCCTCACCGCCGCTCGAATTCTCACCGGCCAGTTCGACCCTTTCGTCAACGGCATCGGCACCGCCAACACCAGCCTCGCCCTAATCGCCGGCAAACTCTTCGCTCTCGTCGAAACCGACGTCCCGTACAAGATCAGGGTAACGGAAGACGGCGACGTCGCCACCGTCGGCCGCCGCCAATTCGACAGCGCCGAGGGTTTCCAGATCATGACGGCGCACCCCAAATCCGATCCCGACACCGGCGAGACCTTCGCCTTCCGATACTTCGCCGCTCCTCCATTTTTAAAGCTTTTTCGAATCGATTCCGACGGGAGGAAGCATAACTCCGTCCCAATTTTCTCCCTGAAGAGTTCGTCGTTCATTCACGATTTCGCGGTGACGAAGATATTCGCCGTGTTTCCCGACACGCAGATCGTGATCGAGCCGTTGGAGATTTTGAGAG ATAGTCCATCATCTTCTGATGCAGCACCTCGAATGCGACCAATGGGGCAAAAGAGAGCCAAACGACAAGCGAAACAAAAAGCTAAAATGACATCTACAGTCAACGAAGATAAGTGGAAGCATCTCCAAGAGGCTATGACTAAACAAATGAGCGTGCAAGAGGTACAACTCAAGCTTCAACATATTGAGTTTTGTAGACAGGATACTAGTGGCATGTCGGAGGATGAACTCTACAACCATTTCAAGCTTGTAGCTGAAATCAATGCTAAATACGGGTGGAAGTAA
- the LOC130990438 gene encoding uncharacterized protein LOC130990438, with protein sequence MRRELFVKIVDALSNFSPYFTLRQDATIRQLAYASPSDSLDDYMRMGESTALECLHEFCRNVIAVYGDRYLRTPNAVDTQCLLQMHEERHGFPGMLGSHGCMHWEWINCPVAYKGYYTRDDHCVPTIVLEAVASTDLWI encoded by the coding sequence ATGCGAAGAGAGTTATTTGTGAAGATCGTTGATGCGTTGAGCAACTTCTCCCCCTACTTCACGTTGAGGCAAGATGCAACTATCCGACAATTGGCATATGCATCTCCCAGTGACTCACTCGATGATTACATGCGGATGGGTGAGAGTACTGCGTTAGAATGTCTACATGAATTTTGCAGGAACGTGATTGCCGTTTATGGTGATCGTTATTTGAGGACTCCAAATGCAGTAGATACCCAATGCTTGTTACAAATGCATGAAGAAAGACATGGCTTTCCGGGCATGTTGGGGAGCCACGGTTGTATGCATTGGGAATGGATAAATTGTCCAGTTGCTTACAAAGGGTACTATACACGCGACGATCACTGTGTTCCTACAATAGTTCTTGAAGCGGTGGCATCAACAGATTTGTGGATATGA
- the LOC130988362 gene encoding uncharacterized protein LOC130988362, producing MTVDDNSSIYVGGLPYDITEDGLRRIFYVYGAVIAVKIINDRTVGGKCYGFVTFANPRSSVQAIREMDGKTIHGRVVKVNDVRTRNGKPHFNRDPRHDLDRSMDSDRGRDRGREDSYDRHRHHDGHRDRSLDHEENRERGHDRTRGHDRMRDRYVDDERFQDYIRHVDDVEQDHGRKRERDWERDGEKNIEKQRNTFHHRSGDKDNDQQHRYPKRSGFDDHGSRELSLDSFNDDLDQGENQLAVSNLKLEELRKERSEMEELVAEKQEVVSQLQEKYQKLEDSVIAAKKLSARRHIQLTKLHKCYLQMRDYDERFKQSEQELQWLVDSTATELGNDGGGVGDGIVTNGRA from the exons ATGACAGTCGACGACAACAGCTCCATATACGTCGGTGGCCTCCCCTACGACATCACGGAGGACGGCCTCCGCCGCATATTTTACGTGTACGGCGCCGTCATCGCCGTCAAG ATTATCAATGACCGAACCGTTGGGGGAAAATGCTATGGATTTGTTACTTTCGCGAATCCAAGGTCATCAGTGCAAGCCATCAGGGAGATGGACGGCAAG ACCATTCATGGGCGAGTTGTCAAGGTCAATGACGTTAGAACTAGGAATGGGAAACCACACTTTAATCGTGACCCTCGGCATGACTTGGATAGAAGTATGGATAGTGATAGAGGTAGAGATCGCGGAAGAGAGGATAGTTATGATCGGCACCGTCATCATGATGGACATAGGGACAGGTCTCTAGACCATGAAGAAAACAGGGAGAGAGGCCATGATCGGACACGTGGTCATGATCGCATGAGGGATCGTTATGTGGATGACGAGAGATTTCAGGACTATATCAGACATGTAGATGATGTTGAGCAGGATCATGGGAGAAAGCGTGAGCGCGACTGGGAAAGAGATGGTGAAAAGAATATCGAGAAACAGAGAAACACCTTTCATCATAGAAGTGGGGACAAGGATAATGATCAACAACATCGTTATCCGAAGAG GTCCGGATTTGATGATCATGGGAGTAGAgagctttcattggattctttCAATGATGATCTGGATCAG ggagaaaACCAATTAGCAGTTTCAAATCTGAAGCTTGAGGAACTTCGTAAAGAG AGATCTGAGATGGAAGAATTAGTTGCAGAAAAACAAGAAGTTGTTTCTCAGTTACAAGAAAAGTACCAG AAATTGGAGGATTCTGTAATTGCTGCTAAGAAGTTATCTGCGCGACGTCACATACAATTAACCAAG CTGCATAAATGTTATCTGCAAATGAGAGACTATGATGAGAGATTCAAACAATCGGAACAAGAACTTCAG TGGCTTGTGGATTCAACTGCGACTGAGTTGGGAAACGACGGAGGAGGTGTTGGTGATGGCATAGTCACAAATGGGAGGGCTTAA